The following proteins are encoded in a genomic region of Vulpes vulpes isolate BD-2025 chromosome X, VulVul3, whole genome shotgun sequence:
- the LOC112907838 gene encoding LOW QUALITY PROTEIN: asparagine--tRNA ligase, cytoplasmic-like (The sequence of the model RefSeq protein was modified relative to this genomic sequence to represent the inferred CDS: substituted 3 bases at 3 genomic stop codons) has product MSLEATGPTAGMVLAELYVSDREGNDATGDGTKEKPFKTGLKALMTVGKEPFLTIYIDSQKENERWDVMSKSQMKNRKKMWHREQMKSESREKKEAEDNLRREKNLEEAKKIIIKNDPSLPEPKCVKIHALEEYRGQRVKVFGWVHRLHRQGKNLMFLVLXDGTGYLQCVLSDDLCQRYNGVVLAPESSVAVYGTLNLTPKGKQAPGGHELSCDFWELIGLAPAGGADNLINEESDVDVQLNHRHMIRGENMSKNLKARAVVTRCFRDHFFDREYYEVTPPMSVQTQVEGGATLFKLDYCGEEAFFTQSSQLYLETCIPALGDVFCIAQSYRAEQSRTRRHLAEXTHVEAEYPFLTFEELLNRLEDLVCDVVDRVLKSPAGSIVHDLSPNFKPPKRPFKQMNYSDAIVWLKEHKIKKEDGTFYEFGEDTPEAPERLMTDSINEPILLCRFPVEIKSFYMQRCPEDSRLTESVDVLMPNVGEIVGGSMRIWDSEEILAGYKREGIDPTPYYWYTDQRKYGTCPHGGYGLGLEXFLTWILNRYHIRDVCLYPRFVQRCKP; this is encoded by the exons ATGTCCTTGGAGGCGACCGGGCCTACCGCGGGGATGGTACTTGCAGAGCTGTATGTCTCGGATCGAGAGGGAAATGATGCTACAGGTGATGGAACCAAGGAGAAGCCTTTTAAAACAGGCCTAAAGGCTTTGATGACAGTGGGAAAAGAACCGTTTCTCACCATTTACATAGATtcccagaaagaaaatgagaggtggGATGTTATGTCTAAATCACAgatgaagaacagaaaaaaaatgtggcacaGAGAACAAATGAAGAGTGAATCCCgggaaaagaaagaggcagaagataATTTGCGAAGAGAAAAGAACctggaagaagcaaagaagattatcat taaaaatgatccgAGTCTCCCAGAGCCAAAATGTGTGAAGATTCATGCACTAGAAGAATACAGAGGCCAAAGAGTAAAGGTGTTTGGCTGGGTCCACAGGCTGCATAGGCAAGGAAAGAATTTAATGTTTCTGGTGTTGTAGGATGGTACAGGCTATCTTCAGTGTGTCTTGTCAGATGATTTGTGTCAGCGTTACAATGGAGTCGTCTTGGCCCCTGAGAGCAGTGTTGCAGTGTATGGGACTCTAAATCTGACCCCAAAGGGCAAGCAGGCCCCTGGGGGCCATGAGCTGAGCTGTGACTTCTGGGAACTGATTGGGCTCGCCCCTGCTGGAGGAGCTGATAACTTGATTAACGAGGAGTCCGACGTGGATGTCCAGCTCAACCACCGACACATGATCCGGGGAGAAAACATGTCCAAGAACCTGAAAGCACGTGCTGTGGTCACCCGGTGCTTTAGAGATCACTTCTTTGATAGGGAGTACTATGAAGTTACTCCTCCAATGTCAGTGCAAACACAAGTAGAAGGAGGGGCTACACTCTTCAAGCTTGACTATTGTGGGGAAGAGGCATTTTTTACTCAGTCCTCACAGCTGTATCTGGAGACCTGCATTCCAGCTCTGGGAGATGTGTTTTGTATCGCACAGTCATACAGGGCAGAACAATCTAGAACACGAAGGCACCTGGCTGAATAAACTCATGTGGAAGCAGAGTATCCTTTCCTGACCTTTGAGGAGCTTCTGAACCGATTGGAGGACTTGGTTTGTGACGTGGTTGATAGAGTCTTGAAATCACCTGCAGGAAGCATAGTGCATGACCTTAGCCCGAACTTCAAGCCTCCCAAACGACCTTTTAAGCAGATGAACTATTCAGATGCTATTGTGTGGCTGaaagaacacaaaataaagaaagaagatggaACCTTCTATGAATTTGGAGAGGACACCCCAGAAGCTCCTGAGAGACTGATGACGGACTCCATTAATGAGCCCATCTTGCTCTGTCGATTTCCTGTAGAGATCAAGTCCTTCTATATGCAGCGATGTCCCGAGGATTCCCGCCTTACGGAATCTGTTGACGTGTTGATGCCCAATGTTGGTGAGATTGTGGGAGGCTCAATGCGTATCTGGGATAGTGAGGAAATACTGGCAGGTTATAAAAGGGAAGGAATTGACCCCACTCCCTATTACTGGTACACAGATCAGAGAAAATATGGCACATGTCCTCATGGAGGATATGGCTTGGGCTTGGAATGATTCTTGACCTGGATTCTGAATAGGTATCACATCCGAGACGTATGCTTATACCCAAGATTTGTCCAGCGTTGCAAGCCATAA